Part of the Maridesulfovibrio sp. genome, ATTGTTTCCAATGCCGTGAAGTTTACCTCCAGTGGTGAGGTTGAGGTCCGTCTTAGTGCAGAAGAGTCCGGGGAAGACTTTGAACGGTTGCTTTTTACTGTCCGTGATACCGGGATCGGAATACCAGAAGGCCGGAAGGAAAGTATTTATGAAAGTTTTGTGCAGGCCGACGGTTTAACTCCCCGTGAGTTCGGCGGTGTAGGGCTGGGGCTGGCGGCTGCTTCACGTCTGGCGGTCCTTATGGATGGTGAGATTCGTTTTGAAAGCGAAAGCGGCAAAGGCAGTATTTTTTATTTTTCTATCCCGTTTAAAAAATCTTTGTACGAACCATTACGCAGCGTAGCTGATTTTTCCGGCACGCGTGTGCTTCTTGTAGACGATAATTATACTGTGCGCGAGGTGCTGGCCAGGAGGATGCAATCCTTCGGAATTGAGGCTGTTATGGCTTCAAGTGGACCTGAGGGGCTGGAGTATCTTGCAGCTGCGGCGACCACCGATAAAGCTTACGATTTATTGTTCGTAGATAGTGATATGCCCGATATGACGGGGGTTGACTTCCTTTCAAAAGCACAGCAGAAAGGGTTGCTTCCCGGACGCGTGGCAATGATGTTTTCAGCCGGGTGTACAGAAGAAGACAGGCAGGAAGCCCGTCTTGTCGGAGCGGATTATACACTGATCAAGCCTGTTTTTGATGCTGATCTGATCCGCTGCCTTGCTTCTGTGGGTGACTCTTCCAAGGACAGGCATAGAGCCGGAAAAGGACTGAATGTCCTGCTGGTGGAAGATAATGAAAACCACCGTAAGATTCTTGAACTTTTTATTCTTGATACCGGTGCGGAGATAACTGTTGCTGTGGACGGCCTGCAGGCAGTGCAGCTTTTTAACGATAATAGCTACGACCTTGTATTTATGGATCTGGAGCTGCCGGTGCTGGATGGAATTTCGGCAGTAAAGCGGATGCGTGAGTTTGAATTAGGCAGTGAAAGACCAAAATCTATAATTGTAGCTCTTGCCGCCAGAGCATACAGTTCCAACCGGAAGGATTCAGCGCAGGCTGGCTGTGACGGATTTATATCCAAGCCGGTTAAATGGGATACCATAAGGTCCACGGTGTCGGCGGTTGCTGCTAAAGGGGATCTCCCTGAAGATATTATTCTGGAGTAGAAAATGATTTCTGGAGAAAACGCAGGACAAGACTTGTTTATCATCAATGATGATCTCAGAGAATTGATCCCGCATTTTGTAGTCCATCAGTTTGATGAGTTGGAACAGATGGAAAGCAGTCTTGAGGCTGGAGATCTGAAAGAAGTAGGGCGTCTCGGACACAGTCTGAAGGGTGCAGCCGCCAATTTTTGCCTTGATCCACTTTCCCGGCTGGGGACGGCAATTCAGGATGTTTCCAAGCTTGGTTTGGAAGATGCTCTTGAGCCTTTGGTAAAGAAGTACCGTTTCTACCTTGATGAACTGAAAATTCAAGTCAGCTGATCTCTTCTGCATTAATTACTGCAGCTCCAGTCCGCACGCAGTCGTTGCCGCTATCATTGTTCTGAACCAGCCAGCATTGCTTGCTACATAGACTTTTTGTCTTCTGCCGCAGAATTTCGATTTGTGCCTGTCATTTCCTTTGAACGGATATACTTTTTCCCCGAATTCGTAGAAGATTCGTGCAAGTTTTTGCAAAGGCCCGTATAGGTTATACCCTTGCTCCATACCTGCCAGCGGGGAAAGTCCAAGGCTTATGAATTCTTTGCCTTCTAAACGGAATTTTTCCATGGCTTGCAGGAGGGTGAATGCAGATGTCCCGTTTACCGCTCCCGAACATAACCTGTCGAAGTTATGGTAATATCCAACGGTCTTTCCTCCAGAGTATATGGGATCGAATCCGGCGAGAGCCTGTAGTTTTCCGTTTATTCTGGACCAGAAAAAACGAACACCCTCTTCATTGCTTTCAGGCAGGGGACGGGTCAGAAATGAAAATTCTTTTCCTCCTCTGTTGCTGAGCCAGTCCTGACAAAGTCTGTTTATTTCTTTCCGGTTCACTTCTGATAGTTCTTTTTCCTCTACGATAAGTCCTGATTTTTGTCCTTTGTTGTTCCATTGGCGAAGCGAACTTTTGGCTTTTCCGCTTAATGAGTATGTCTGTATGTCCAGTTCGGTTTCCACCCCGATCTGGTAAACACTGTACCTTTCATTAAAAAGTTTTTCGGCCAAAGTCTTACTGATTTGCACCAGAGTTATTTGTCCCAGACGTTCTTCAAGTTTTTTTATCAGGAATAATTGGTGGGTTGAGTCTGCTACGGGGTCCGACAATACCACTGCACTGCGTCCCTGCAGGAAATTTCTTACCTCCAGCCATGAAATATAGCCGATGGATTCATACAGTGCATGCTTAAGTCCCGGTTGGGTCGTCGAATAGGACATGCACCTGTTGCCGTACATCTTCAGATAAGGCAGTAGCGTCTGGACACATCCCGGATCATCACT contains:
- a CDS encoding Hpt domain-containing protein, whose amino-acid sequence is MISGENAGQDLFIINDDLRELIPHFVVHQFDELEQMESSLEAGDLKEVGRLGHSLKGAAANFCLDPLSRLGTAIQDVSKLGLEDALEPLVKKYRFYLDELKIQVS
- a CDS encoding DUF2156 domain-containing protein; this translates as MNLYKSAQFRFLRSDDPGCVQTLLPYLKMYGNRCMSYSTTQPGLKHALYESIGYISWLEVRNFLQGRSAVVLSDPVADSTHQLFLIKKLEERLGQITLVQISKTLAEKLFNERYSVYQIGVETELDIQTYSLSGKAKSSLRQWNNKGQKSGLIVEEKELSEVNRKEINRLCQDWLSNRGGKEFSFLTRPLPESNEEGVRFFWSRINGKLQALAGFDPIYSGGKTVGYYHNFDRLCSGAVNGTSAFTLLQAMEKFRLEGKEFISLGLSPLAGMEQGYNLYGPLQKLARIFYEFGEKVYPFKGNDRHKSKFCGRRQKVYVASNAGWFRTMIAATTACGLELQ